Proteins co-encoded in one Erinaceus europaeus chromosome 2, mEriEur2.1, whole genome shotgun sequence genomic window:
- the KLK14 gene encoding kallikrein-14, translating to MFLLLTALQVWAAVFPASAQTQGDNKIIGGYTCIQNSQPWQAALLAGPWNRFLCGGALLSERWAITAAHCARPILRVALGKHNLNNWEATQQVLRVVRQVPHPQYNARTHDNDLMLLRLERNARLGRAVRTIGLATSCAPNGTSCRVSGWGTTSSPIARYPNALQCLNINIVSDQECRQAYSNAITPGMVCAGVPQGGKDSCQGDSGGPLVCEGRLQGLVSWGMERCAMPGYPGVYVRLCKYRKWIQDTMRRQ from the exons ATGTTCCTCCTGCTGACAGCACTGCAGGTCTGGGCTGCAG tcttccCAGCCTCAGCACAGACCCAGGGGGACAACAAGATCATCGGCGGCTACACCTGTATCCAGAACTCCCAGCCGTGGCAGGCAGCCCTGCTGGCCGGCCCCTGGAACCGTTTCCTCTGTGGAGGCGCCCTGCTGTCTGAACGCTGGGCCATCACCGCTGCCCACTGCGCCCGCCC GATCCTGCGGGTAGCCCTGGGCAAGCACAACCTGAACAACTGGGAGGCCACCCAGCAGGTGCTGCGTGTGGTTCGCCAGGTGCCACACCCCCAGTACAATGCCCGTACCCATGACAATGACCTGATGCTGCTGCGGCTGGAACGGAATGCgcggctgggcagggcagtgaGGACCATCGGCCTGGCCACATCCTGCGCGCCCAACGGCACATCCTGCCGCGTGTCAGGCTGGGGCACCACGTCCAGTCCCATTG ccaGATACCCTAACGCTCTGCAGTGCTTGAACATCAATATCGTCTCGGATCAAGAGTGCAGGCAGGCTTATTCCAACGCCATCACCCCTGGCATGGTCTGTGCAGGTGTCCCCCAGGGCGGGAAGGACTCTTGCCAG GGGGACTCCGGGGGACCCCTGGTGTGTGAGGGCCGGCTCCAGGGCCTGGTGTCTTGGGGGATGGAGCGCTGTGCCATGCCAGGCTACCCAGGTGTCTACGTCAGACTGTGCAAGTACCGGAAGTGGATCCAGGACACCATGAGGCGCCAGTGA